CAACACAAATAAAATAACTAGGATATAAGGTAAAACGGCGTTGAAGGAACGGTCGACTGGCAACTCTCCAATGTTGCTGGATATGAGCAAACATAGACCATAAGGTGGAGTTACCAAGCCGATGGAAAGAGTGATGATTATTACAATGCCAAGTTGTATTGGATCCACTCCCAAGGACAAAGCGACTGGATACACTACTGGTACAAAGAGCACCATGGCAGGAATTGCATCCATAAAAGTGCCGATGAACAAAAAGAATAGCACTATGATAAAGAGGAATAGGTATTCACTCCCACCCAGTTGACCAAAGAAATCCGTAGCAAGGGCATTAATGCGATAAAAACCAAGAAATTCACCCAGCGCGGACGCCGCTGCCAGAGCGAATAAAGACAAACAGCTGAGCTTTAAGGTCTCACTGAAAATACCGAATAAGTCTGTTAGTTTGATGGATTTATAATAAAAAACACTCACTAAAAAAGCGTAAATTGCTGAAAATGCCGCTGCTTCTGTTGGCGTAAAAACACCAAATACAATGCCTCCGATAATTATCAATGGGGTGATCATCGCGGGGATGGCATCTTTGCTCAGCTTGATAAACTCGGACTTAGAAATTTTAGGCATGGCGGGCAGATTGTCGCGAATGGCAATGCGGCTGATCACAAACATCATTCCTAAACCGATTAATACACCGGGGATCATGCCGCCAATGAAGAGTTGTCCTACTGAAGTATTGGTTAAGCCACCGTAAATCACCATGGTGATACTTGGCGGTATAATGCCACCAATGGTGGAAGACGCTGCGGTGACGCCAACCGACATTTCTCGACTGTAGCCTTTATTGATCATATTAGGGATTAAAATTTTACCGACCCCTGCAGTATCTGCCGTTGATGAGCCACTCACCCCTGCAAATAACATGGATACCAGAACATTGGCATGCCCCAAACCACCGGGTTTTCGGCCAACAAGAGCAATGGAGAAATTGATTAGGCGGTGAGAAATTTGCCCACTGTTCATGATATTGGCGGTAAGAACAAACAATGGCACCGCCAGCAAGACATAAGAATTAAGTCCATAAAACATTTTCATTGGAATCATGGTAGTTGGCGCGCTCGTCATGGTTACAATCCCCACTAAAGCGGTAATACCAATGGAAAAAGCGATTGGAATACCGATAAAGATGAGGGCAATGAAAAGCAAGGTTATTATTGCGAGTTCCATGATTTCCCCTTAAAGAAAGGCTGAAGCTCCTCAAGAATTTGCTGTATGAGATATACACCTGAGCTGATGAAGGTGATTGGCATGATTAACCAAACATAACCTTGTTTAAACTCGGGGATACTAATCCACCGTGAATTCCAGAAAACTTGAGTGATTTCAATACTATAAATGGCACAGAAGACACAAAAAGTTAGCATGCAAAGATTTTGGAATAAGCTGAGATAGCAACCTTTAATGCCGGTTAACTTATTTGATATGGCATTAAAGCCAAAATGTTGCTTCTCTTTCACCATGACCGAAGCGCCGAGAAACATAGCCCATATAAAGGCGTTGACAGCAATTTCTTCTGTCCAAAGAACGGAGATACCTAGATAGCGAGTACTTACTTGAACCAAGGTTGCAAGCAGGAATATAACAAGACAAAGAACCCCTAGGGATATTTGTAGGTGGGCCATAATACGAGTAAGAGTATTCATAACAGTTACCTAGAAGTCACTCAGTCACTCTGACCAGTTTGCTGGCCAGAGTGAGGGGGTATTTATTTTGCTGCACGAATAGTGGCAACAATATCGGTCATATTATGTTCTTTAGCCCATTCATTCTGAATGGTAACCGCTTTTTCTATGAAAGGTGTGCGATTCAAACTATTGACCACAGCACCATCATTAATGGCTTGCTGTTTATAGTTCGATTCTTCATTATAAAGCGCTTGTCTTTCAGCTTGCGTTGCTGCTTTTACCGCCTTTTCGAACTCAACACGCTGCTCATCCGTAAAGTTTTCCCAAACTGAATTTCTTACTAATAGTAAACGCGTTGTGTAGTCATGACCGGTTTCTGAAATGAACTTACCATTATCGGTTTTATGATGTTCCATAGGGATAAAATAAGGGTAAGCATTTTCGGCAGCATCAACTACATTACTAGATAATGCTTGATATAACTCAGCCCAAGCAACGGATGTTGGCACTGCGCCAATGTCTTGCCAATACTGCGAGACTACTCCTGATGTTTGGGTGCGGATTTTCAAGCCCTCGAGATCGGCAAACGAATTGACGGCTTGCTTGCCATACCAATGTCTTACCCCAGCCGTCCAATAAGCGGCAACACGATATTTTTCACCTGATTTCTGATGGATGATATTAGCCATCTTAGTACCAACTTCTCCGTCAACTACCTTTTCCCAGTGCTGATAGTTATCGAATAGGTATAAGAGAGAGAATAGGTCCACTTCATCAATTCCCGAAGATGTCATGAAGCCAGGTGATACCAACACCATATCAGCACCGCCAAGAACCAATTTTTCAACCAGCTCATTTTCATTAGTGCCTATCGTGCCCGCATGAACCTCGACATCAAAAAGCCCGGATTGGTCGGCAACTTCTTTGAGTTTTAGCATGCCTATTTGATAAGGGTTTGAGATGTTCGTTTGGTTGTGAGCCGCCACGAGTTTAATGACATCGGATTGTGATGAATCATCACTGCAGCCAGCAAGCATCATAGCGGCAGCAGTAGTAAGCAAGGTAATGAACTTTTTCATGTGTTACTCCATTGAGACTTTTTTATGATTATTTGGGGCACTCTCGGTAAATGAATATAAATGGAACCGGTTCCATATGCAATCCTAGTGATGTTGCTTTGCACTTCCAGACGGTTGTTTTAGGTGGATTCTCGAATAATGAGTTCAGCGTTAAGAGTTAAGTATAGTGGTGCTTCTTGATTGCCTTGAATGCGACTTAACAAGCGCTCGCAGGCGGTTTTGCCTATGATTTTGGAAGGTTGGCGCATAACTGTGATACCGCCTTCAAAAAGTTGCGCCCACTCGGGATCATCAATGCCAATTAAACCAATGTCACGGCGAATTTGTAGATTAAGAGCCTTTAGGGCTTTTGCAGTGCTCATCATGGCCACGCCGTTGGTGGTGAAGATGGCTTTCTTTTGTTGGGGGAATGCTGTCATGAATGTGGTGATGGTTTGTGCGATGGAATCAACACACATTTTATCCGTTTCAAATACTTGATATTGGAGTCTGGTGTTTTGTTTACAGAATTCACTGATGGCGTCCACGCGTGCTTGTCTTGGCTCAACTTCCAATGATTCTGTAATCACCAACAGAGCATCATAAGATTCCCTGACGAGATGCTGGCAAGCCTGAGTAACGGCTTGGTGATTATCTAATCCCACGGAATCATAACCAAGAGAAGTATTGATTCTGTCTACCAGTACCAAAGGACAACTTAGCTTCTGAAAATGGCTGACTTGTTTCGGTGTCATGCCTGCTGTGTTCACAATTAGGCCATCGACACGATGCGCCTCTAGTAAAGTTAAATATTGTGTCTGTAGGTCCTGTTGATTATTCGTATTACACACCATCAACATATAACCCTGTTGACGACAGACATCTTCAATGCCCTGTAACACATCAATGGAATAGGGGTTAGTTACATCTGCTAATAACAGACCAATCAGTTTGGATTGTCCTGCTTTTAGCATCCGTGCAGAGTGATTGGGGCGGTAGTCCAACAGCTTGATAGCAGAGGCGATTTTATCAATCATTTGCTCAGATAATTTATTCTGTTCGCCATTTAAATATCGCGACACACTGGTTTTGCCAACATTCGCCTGTTTGGCTACATCTGAGATGGTGGCGAAGCCTTTTTTCTTTTGCAAAATGGTTCTCGATCACTGTGAATGAGGGTATTTACTCTAATGTATGCTGGGTGTTTTAGGCAATTTTTCTATGCGGATGGTATGAGAGGGTAAATTGAAAAGAGGCATAAAAATGCCCTGAACAATGACCTGTTCAGGGCATTTGCTGGTTTAGCCTTATTGTTAAGGAAGGTACGAAC
The window above is part of the Marinomonas sp. THO17 genome. Proteins encoded here:
- a CDS encoding TRAP transporter large permease, coding for MELAIITLLFIALIFIGIPIAFSIGITALVGIVTMTSAPTTMIPMKMFYGLNSYVLLAVPLFVLTANIMNSGQISHRLINFSIALVGRKPGGLGHANVLVSMLFAGVSGSSTADTAGVGKILIPNMINKGYSREMSVGVTAASSTIGGIIPPSITMVIYGGLTNTSVGQLFIGGMIPGVLIGLGMMFVISRIAIRDNLPAMPKISKSEFIKLSKDAIPAMITPLIIIGGIVFGVFTPTEAAAFSAIYAFLVSVFYYKSIKLTDLFGIFSETLKLSCLSLFALAAASALGEFLGFYRINALATDFFGQLGGSEYLFLFIIVLFFLFIGTFMDAIPAMVLFVPVVYPVALSLGVDPIQLGIVIIITLSIGLVTPPYGLCLLISSNIGELPVDRSFNAVLPYILVILFVLIGIIFVPSLLLV
- a CDS encoding TRAP transporter small permease, producing MNTLTRIMAHLQISLGVLCLVIFLLATLVQVSTRYLGISVLWTEEIAVNAFIWAMFLGASVMVKEKQHFGFNAISNKLTGIKGCYLSLFQNLCMLTFCVFCAIYSIEITQVFWNSRWISIPEFKQGYVWLIMPITFISSGVYLIQQILEELQPFFKGKSWNSQ
- a CDS encoding TRAP transporter substrate-binding protein, whose product is MKKFITLLTTAAAMMLAGCSDDSSQSDVIKLVAAHNQTNISNPYQIGMLKLKEVADQSGLFDVEVHAGTIGTNENELVEKLVLGGADMVLVSPGFMTSSGIDEVDLFSLLYLFDNYQHWEKVVDGEVGTKMANIIHQKSGEKYRVAAYWTAGVRHWYGKQAVNSFADLEGLKIRTQTSGVVSQYWQDIGAVPTSVAWAELYQALSSNVVDAAENAYPYFIPMEHHKTDNGKFISETGHDYTTRLLLVRNSVWENFTDEQRVEFEKAVKAATQAERQALYNEESNYKQQAINDGAVVNSLNRTPFIEKAVTIQNEWAKEHNMTDIVATIRAAK
- a CDS encoding LacI family DNA-binding transcriptional regulator produces the protein MQKKKGFATISDVAKQANVGKTSVSRYLNGEQNKLSEQMIDKIASAIKLLDYRPNHSARMLKAGQSKLIGLLLADVTNPYSIDVLQGIEDVCRQQGYMLMVCNTNNQQDLQTQYLTLLEAHRVDGLIVNTAGMTPKQVSHFQKLSCPLVLVDRINTSLGYDSVGLDNHQAVTQACQHLVRESYDALLVITESLEVEPRQARVDAISEFCKQNTRLQYQVFETDKMCVDSIAQTITTFMTAFPQQKKAIFTTNGVAMMSTAKALKALNLQIRRDIGLIGIDDPEWAQLFEGGITVMRQPSKIIGKTACERLLSRIQGNQEAPLYLTLNAELIIREST